Genomic window (Aquila chrysaetos chrysaetos chromosome 14, bAquChr1.4, whole genome shotgun sequence):
CTTTCAGGTCAGCCCAGGCAACAAAGCTCTCCGGGCGGTCCAGGAAAAGAATAGAGTCTTAGAGGATCTCCAACAGGAGAATGAAACAGTCCCCATCATCTGGAAAGACCAACAAGCCACCACAGTCCATGAAGAGAGCAAAGATGCCAGCTCAGATCTCCAGAAGGATGCTGACACCGTCGCAGTTGTGGAAGAAGGTAACCCTGGCCCAGCCCCCCAGCAGGAACATGAAGCTAACGAGAAGAACACCACTCCAACCCAGAATAAGATCAAGTCTGCCCAAAGCACGCCGGGCGAGTATGAAATCCTCTGGGCTCTCCAAGATTTATATGAACTCCTCCACATCTTCCTGAAAGTGAACCATCTCCTTGGGGAGAAACAGGGCTGTCATGTTCTCTACGATGTGAACAGATGCTTCCAAGAAGATCACAACAAAATGAAGATGCAGCTGAATGCCATTAAAAACACCGTGTCAGACATTATGGCTCAAATGGAATTGTTGGAAAAGGAGCTCATCGCCATCACTTCCCCAATGTACGAAGCAGCAGGACAGAAGCTGGCAACTGAGCATCAGCTTGGAGAGATGTGAAGCTTGGTGCTAAGACCTGCTAGTTCAATTTCCTGGAAagcttctctccttctttcagGGAACCTAATAAAATCCCAGAGCCTGAAGACATCTGGGGAACATTGTGTCATTCTGAAACTTTCTTACATTACTTAGATGTATTTCACCTTCGGATTGTATAGTGTGGGTGACTGTCATGAATTTGCCTAGTGtcaggaaaacacttttttcagcttttttttttattttccaaagtttCTGATAATAAGGCCTAGATTCTCAAAAGATAATTCATGCTTTCCACACTTAATTTGAGGTACCTTATGTTGGCCGTGTTTTTCAGAGGGATGGGCGCTTACCCTGAAAATGAGGACCCCAACTGTAAGCTGAATTTGCATCCCCGGTGGTCCCTTTCCTTCTTACGTCTGGCCAAGTTCAATGGCTGAACTGTGCCTTCTGCCACGCACCAGCCTTCCCTCTCACACATGGTAAGGAGTGGATCATGGAAAAT
Coding sequences:
- the CBY2 gene encoding protein chibby homolog 2, translating into MSAFDLTNHSMQCTDPEIEYITPRIKLRDEVFVFVDGKWVNEIYCHPSFTSHRKVFSKKAQNEWSIWEENRALWEENQVLRLENRRLWEENRALQCLQSQNKAVQVIYTDATQQSLQKENKPFPFFQERNICFQVSPGNKALRAVQEKNRVLEDLQQENETVPIIWKDQQATTVHEESKDASSDLQKDADTVAVVEEGNPGPAPQQEHEANEKNTTPTQNKIKSAQSTPGEYEILWALQDLYELLHIFLKVNHLLGEKQGCHVLYDVNRCFQEDHNKMKMQLNAIKNTVSDIMAQMELLEKELIAITSPMYEAAGQKLATEHQLGEM